The Streptomyces sp. NBC_01268 genome window below encodes:
- a CDS encoding alpha/beta hydrolase, translated as MIIPWTDQLREYLVIRAAARRRQAFAIALAVLGTTSLAACTSGSAPAPGRPGAAAAADPADRPDLRRFYGQRLAWRACGDSYQCADLTVPRDYSRPGDGRTFVLPVAKAATSAAGKRIGSLLYNPGGPGERGVQALKDGLADDLGRGVRERFDIVAFDPRGVGESRPALTCRAGTESDDASPAAAETPLYPRTASERADALAGARATADACRKASGPLLPHVGTDDAARDLDVLRAALGDRRLTYVGWSYGTSLGTSYAEQFPRRVRAMVLDGAVDPSLDWRQRMLGQAKGFRDAVADYAESCAATVGDACPGATPDEIRALIDRLLRRTRDEPLRVDGSEEGLDAAGLVSVLSLSMYTPEAQWQGLSEALREADGGDGTKLAALEAGEEESEGEEEEEQEADAASASGPSSEESPAGAAPAVPEDNSDAALIAVNCLDVPHPRDERAYWDALAPADKAAGVYGTSGLTGELVCKDWPAGHQRPHRVDAAGVPPVLVVGTAGDPATPYGEAVSLARQFPGGMLLSFEAAGHTGYGRNACVDRKVEDYLVSLTKVRPGTTCAP; from the coding sequence GTGATCATTCCCTGGACCGACCAGCTAAGGGAGTACCTCGTGATCCGCGCCGCCGCACGCCGCCGCCAGGCCTTCGCCATCGCCCTCGCCGTCCTCGGCACCACGTCCCTCGCGGCCTGTACGTCCGGGAGCGCCCCCGCCCCGGGGCGCCCAGGGGCCGCGGCCGCCGCCGATCCCGCCGACCGCCCCGACCTGCGGCGCTTCTACGGCCAGCGGCTCGCCTGGCGGGCCTGCGGCGACTCCTACCAGTGCGCCGATCTCACCGTGCCGAGGGACTACTCCCGGCCCGGCGACGGCAGGACCTTCGTCCTGCCCGTGGCGAAGGCCGCCACCTCCGCCGCCGGCAAGCGGATCGGCTCCCTCCTCTACAACCCGGGCGGTCCGGGAGAGCGTGGCGTGCAGGCCCTCAAGGACGGGCTCGCCGACGACCTCGGGCGCGGAGTGCGCGAGCGGTTCGACATCGTGGCCTTCGATCCGCGCGGGGTCGGCGAGAGCCGGCCGGCCCTGACCTGCCGCGCCGGAACGGAGTCGGACGACGCGTCCCCGGCCGCCGCCGAGACGCCGCTCTACCCCCGGACCGCGTCCGAGCGCGCCGACGCCCTGGCGGGCGCGCGGGCCACCGCCGACGCCTGCCGGAAGGCCAGCGGGCCGTTGCTCCCGCACGTCGGGACGGACGACGCGGCCCGGGACCTGGACGTGCTGCGGGCGGCGCTGGGCGACCGCAGGCTGACGTACGTCGGCTGGTCGTACGGGACGAGCCTGGGGACCTCGTACGCCGAGCAGTTCCCGCGCCGGGTCCGCGCGATGGTCCTGGACGGGGCGGTCGACCCGTCGCTGGACTGGCGGCAGCGGATGCTGGGCCAGGCCAAGGGCTTCCGCGACGCCGTGGCGGACTACGCGGAATCCTGTGCCGCCACGGTCGGCGACGCCTGCCCCGGCGCCACGCCCGACGAGATACGCGCGCTGATCGACCGGCTCCTCCGGCGGACGCGGGACGAACCGCTGCGGGTGGACGGTTCCGAGGAGGGACTCGACGCGGCGGGCCTGGTCTCCGTCCTCAGCCTGTCCATGTACACACCGGAGGCACAGTGGCAGGGCCTGTCAGAGGCGCTGCGGGAGGCGGACGGCGGGGACGGGACGAAGCTGGCGGCCTTGGAGGCGGGAGAGGAGGAGTCGGAGGGGGAGGAAGAAGAGGAGCAGGAGGCGGACGCGGCGTCCGCCTCGGGCCCGTCCTCCGAGGAGAGCCCCGCCGGGGCGGCGCCCGCCGTCCCCGAGGACAACAGCGACGCCGCCCTCATCGCCGTCAACTGCCTCGACGTCCCCCACCCCCGCGACGAGCGGGCCTACTGGGACGCGCTGGCCCCCGCCGACAAGGCCGCCGGCGTCTACGGCACGTCCGGCCTGACGGGCGAGCTGGTCTGCAAGGACTGGCCGGCCGGCCACCAGCGGCCGCACCGGGTGGACGCGGCCGGGGTCCCGCCCGTGCTCGTCGTGGGCACGGCGGGCGACCCGGCCACCCCGTACGGCGAGGCGGTCAGCCTGGCGCGCCAGTTCCCCGGCGGCATGCTGCTGTCCTTCGAGGCGGCGGGCCACACCGGATACGGGCGCAACGCCTGTGTCGACCGGAAGGTCGAGGACTATCTGGTGTCGCTCACGAAGGTCAGGCCCGGCACGACCTGCGCTCCGTGA